One Acutalibacter muris DNA window includes the following coding sequences:
- the srtB gene encoding class B sortase, whose translation MALLVFLGSGVAVFAIRRTYKASRQSYADAASAYTQKTDIDDNITTSNMDEAEDNSAASDIDDAGPPIIVDFERLQGDNPQVVAWLYCPGTTIDYPVIQGVDNEFYLHHSYTGAEDQSGAIFVDSQCSPGFTDSNSIIYGHSMKDGSMFGGLEAWEDQDYFDSHPVIWLLTPQENYKVRLFSGYTTSAYSNTYTIFRGPGSDFSAYLAECLAQSDFITEDRPSDDSRCVVLSTCAYDFDEARYVLHGRLEQVGTQ comes from the coding sequence TTGGCGCTGCTGGTCTTCCTTGGTTCCGGCGTTGCGGTGTTTGCTATTCGCAGGACATATAAGGCCAGCAGGCAGAGCTATGCTGACGCCGCTTCGGCATATACTCAGAAGACCGATATAGATGATAATATCACAACTTCAAATATGGATGAGGCCGAGGATAATTCGGCAGCTTCTGACATTGATGATGCCGGGCCACCTATCATAGTGGACTTTGAGCGTCTGCAAGGGGATAACCCGCAGGTAGTAGCGTGGCTGTATTGTCCTGGCACGACTATTGATTACCCTGTTATCCAGGGCGTCGACAATGAATTTTACCTGCATCATTCTTATACAGGTGCTGAAGATCAGAGTGGCGCTATATTCGTAGACTCACAGTGCAGTCCCGGGTTCACCGACTCTAATTCCATAATCTACGGACATAGTATGAAGGACGGCTCTATGTTTGGCGGGTTGGAGGCATGGGAGGATCAAGATTATTTTGACTCCCATCCTGTGATATGGCTGCTGACGCCGCAGGAAAATTATAAGGTGAGGCTGTTCAGCGGCTACACCACTTCAGCTTACTCAAATACATATACTATCTTTCGTGGGCCTGGCAGCGATTTTTCTGCCTATCTCGCCGAGTGTCTGGCCCAGTCTGATTTTATCACTGAAGACAGGCCAAGTGATGACAGCCGGTGCGTGGTGCTTTCTACCTGCGCTTATGATTTTGATGAGGCAAGATATGTGCTGCACGGTAGACTGGAACAGGTAGGTACGCAGTAG
- a CDS encoding class C sortase — protein MAKWLKKNLTNIFLAVIVLAGLCLLLYPSFSDWWNSMHQSRAIAAYVETVDAMSQEEIDEILNAAREYNERLWHRQNRWVLSEEEQAEYESLLDVSGNGIMGYINIPVIGVNLPIYHGTEESVLQVATGHLSATSLPVGGPGTHAAISGHRGLPSARLFTDLDQLKVGDIFTVSVLNEVYTYQIEQIVTVVPEDTSQMNLYQGEDLCTLQTCTPYGVNSHRLLLRGRRIEDVDGALMAASEAIRVPNYIVIPAVGIPILFLLLVVALIYFRRRKPKITPEDLKDLLKRK, from the coding sequence ATGGCAAAATGGCTAAAAAAGAATTTAACAAATATATTTTTGGCCGTCATTGTGCTGGCGGGGCTCTGCTTACTGCTGTACCCTTCCTTCTCCGACTGGTGGAACTCCATGCACCAGTCAAGGGCCATAGCGGCATATGTGGAGACTGTTGACGCCATGTCCCAGGAGGAGATCGACGAAATTCTGAACGCCGCCCGGGAGTATAACGAACGGCTGTGGCACAGACAGAACCGCTGGGTGCTCTCGGAGGAGGAGCAGGCCGAGTACGAGAGCTTGCTGGACGTGAGCGGAAACGGCATAATGGGCTATATCAATATCCCGGTGATAGGGGTGAACCTGCCCATCTATCACGGCACGGAGGAGTCGGTGCTGCAGGTGGCCACCGGGCACCTCTCCGCAACGTCGCTGCCCGTGGGGGGACCGGGGACCCACGCGGCCATCTCCGGCCATAGGGGGCTGCCCTCGGCAAGGCTCTTTACGGACCTGGACCAGCTTAAGGTGGGCGACATCTTTACTGTTTCCGTCCTCAACGAGGTTTATACCTATCAGATAGAGCAGATAGTCACGGTGGTGCCCGAGGACACCTCCCAGATGAACCTATATCAGGGCGAGGACCTGTGTACGCTTCAGACCTGCACGCCCTATGGGGTGAACAGCCATAGGCTACTGCTGCGGGGGCGGCGCATAGAGGACGTGGACGGCGCGCTGATGGCGGCGTCAGAGGCTATAAGAGTGCCGAACTATATAGTGATACCGGCGGTGGGCATACCGATACTGTTCCTCTTGCTGGTGGTGGCGCTGATATATTTCCGCCGCCGCAAGCCCAAAATAACGCCGGAGGACCTTAAGGACCTGCTAAAAAGGAAGTAA
- the lepB gene encoding signal peptidase I, with product MKSKQVDLPTIEQIEAELKKENHKKEYNRVLRTTIFVLLVVTAAAVIVAVLMFPVLEIKGDAMNATLQNGDFVVTGKAAQYGRGDVIAFYYNNTLLVKRIIAVGGDEVDIDEEGNVTVNGQALSEPYVTGRALGECNVTFPYSVPKDEFFVLGDNRSQSVDSRNTALGPVTQDLIVGKLLFRVWPFTVIGGVE from the coding sequence ATGAAGAGCAAACAGGTGGATCTGCCAACTATTGAGCAGATTGAAGCCGAGCTGAAAAAAGAAAACCACAAGAAAGAGTACAACAGGGTGCTTAGGACCACCATATTCGTGTTGCTGGTGGTGACAGCCGCGGCGGTTATTGTGGCGGTGCTCATGTTCCCGGTGCTGGAGATAAAGGGCGACGCCATGAACGCGACTTTGCAAAACGGCGATTTCGTCGTCACCGGCAAGGCCGCCCAGTATGGCCGGGGGGATGTGATAGCTTTTTACTATAACAACACGCTCCTTGTCAAACGCATTATCGCTGTGGGCGGGGACGAGGTGGATATAGACGAGGAGGGCAATGTTACGGTGAACGGTCAGGCGCTCTCAGAGCCGTATGTGACCGGGAGGGCCCTTGGCGAGTGCAACGTGACGTTTCCCTACAGCGTACCGAAAGACGAGTTCTTTGTATTGGGTGACAACCGAAGCCAGTCCGTGGACAGCCGAAACACGGCACTGGGGCCGGTTACACAGGACCTTATCGTCGGCAAGCTGCTGTTCCGCGTGTGGCCGTTTACGGTCATAGGCGGGGTGGAGTGA
- a CDS encoding type II secretion system F family protein — MGKKRGKLLDALGVSAFCESMALMTQSGIQPDEAVELLRQSDGKGGVLDYALSAMQAELNLGHKLADAMETCGAFPSYAVKMIAVGEESGRLEAVLFRLSRYYLNEETMEDKLRSAVTYPAVMLVMIIAVLALMLTMVLPAFTRVYERTTGSLAVSSYSYISWAYGFCWVALGVMLLLAMSLLIGRLVWRSKRRPALEGLLEKVPLCGEILRELGLYRFMGAYTTYLSSGTLQDVAMEESIKMTRCRSVEKKLLRCMSHLEAGHSFAHAAYDEGLFEPVYGRMLLAGERSGRSELVLWRLTDLLEEHCTTLTDRLVGIVDPLLSGVLLLTVGASLLSVMLPLLGIMNSIG, encoded by the coding sequence ATGGGAAAAAAGAGGGGGAAACTGCTGGATGCTCTGGGGGTCAGCGCTTTCTGCGAGAGCATGGCCCTGATGACCCAATCGGGCATACAGCCGGACGAGGCGGTGGAGCTGCTGCGGCAGAGCGACGGCAAGGGCGGCGTTTTAGACTATGCTCTATCCGCTATGCAGGCAGAGCTGAATCTGGGGCATAAGCTGGCTGATGCAATGGAGACTTGTGGCGCGTTCCCTTCCTATGCCGTGAAGATGATCGCAGTCGGCGAGGAGTCCGGCCGCTTGGAGGCGGTGTTGTTCCGCTTAAGCAGATATTATCTGAATGAGGAAACCATGGAGGATAAGCTGCGCAGCGCCGTTACATATCCGGCGGTGATGTTGGTTATGATAATCGCGGTGCTGGCCCTTATGCTGACCATGGTCCTTCCAGCATTTACACGGGTCTATGAACGTACGACGGGCAGCCTTGCGGTTTCCTCCTACAGCTATATCAGCTGGGCATACGGTTTCTGCTGGGTGGCTTTGGGTGTAATGCTTCTGCTGGCCATGTCACTGCTGATAGGAAGGCTGGTTTGGAGAAGCAAGCGCCGTCCCGCGCTTGAGGGGCTACTCGAAAAGGTACCGCTATGTGGAGAAATACTGCGTGAGTTGGGATTATACAGGTTTATGGGTGCGTACACTACATATTTGTCCAGCGGAACTTTACAAGATGTGGCAATGGAAGAGAGCATTAAGATGACAAGATGTAGGTCGGTTGAAAAAAAATTGCTGCGCTGTATGTCACATCTAGAAGCCGGACACAGTTTTGCCCACGCAGCATATGACGAGGGACTATTCGAGCCGGTTTATGGCCGTATGCTGCTTGCCGGAGAGCGCAGCGGAAGATCTGAGCTGGTGCTGTGGCGGCTGACAGACCTCTTAGAGGAGCATTGTACCACCCTGACGGACCGGCTTGTCGGCATTGTGGATCCTTTGCTTTCAGGGGTTTTGCTGTTGACAGTGGGGGCGTCCCTGCTCAGCGTTATGCTCCCTTTGCTGGGCATAATGAATTCCATAGGTTAG
- a CDS encoding signal peptidase I: MRRLAAALCNIFGILILAAVICSSLLLTLPKIFGYEIYNVVSGSMEPEISVGSLILVAPVQPESIIEGDIIAFESSDSVVTHRVVENKKLEGELVTKGDANEKEDIKPVPYAGVIGRVERHVPYMGEYMVIYTTNIGKVYMICFAACGAMLNLLAGRIRDRGKKDGKGCEWEKESEQL, encoded by the coding sequence ATGAGAAGACTTGCTGCTGCCCTGTGTAATATCTTCGGCATATTGATATTGGCGGCAGTTATATGCTCCAGTCTACTGCTTACATTGCCAAAGATATTCGGGTATGAGATATATAATGTTGTCAGCGGGAGTATGGAGCCGGAAATATCTGTTGGAAGCCTGATACTTGTGGCTCCGGTCCAGCCGGAGTCAATTATTGAGGGTGATATTATTGCCTTTGAAAGTTCGGATTCAGTAGTGACACATCGCGTTGTTGAGAACAAAAAGCTGGAGGGTGAGCTTGTAACGAAAGGTGACGCAAATGAAAAAGAGGATATAAAACCTGTACCATATGCTGGGGTGATTGGCAGGGTGGAGCGGCATGTGCCTTATATGGGGGAATATATGGTCATTTACACTACTAATATAGGTAAAGTATATATGATATGCTTCGCAGCCTGTGGGGCTATGCTGAACCTCCTTGCAGGACGTATCAGGGACAGAGGAAAAAAAGATGGAAAGGGTTGTGAATGGGAAAAAGAGTCAGAGCAATTATAA
- a CDS encoding MucBP domain-containing protein, whose amino-acid sequence MELLRRLMSLMSALAVLLVLAVPQAAGEGYTYTVRIYAGQQGTMVGSGGNGGSISDNGNMLICENVPYGKQIIFHNNMVSLNNGSKYYVKGIRESGKGTDEVSETGGSERVAAFTVDRDQDYVVAYGVLTNPVEYTVRYQTADGRELAPSETYYGNIGDRPVIAYQYIEGYQPQAYNLTKTLSKDQAENVFTFIYSPLPENTVYTNTTTTVVSGTTPTTPPDNTSSTSEESSAAEEDNTESSAVSAVPEPTSPPEENILDNDVPQAGPPKDKIDLDDNLVPMANFEEGVEKLNSDGKMLWNHLPLAAKIAGGVAMLGGFSVALWFLIFRRRRKEEQ is encoded by the coding sequence ATGGAACTGCTTAGACGGCTTATGAGCCTGATGTCCGCGCTTGCTGTTCTTCTTGTACTTGCTGTTCCCCAGGCGGCTGGAGAAGGGTATACCTATACTGTGCGCATTTACGCCGGGCAGCAGGGGACCATGGTAGGTTCCGGCGGCAACGGCGGAAGTATATCCGATAATGGGAATATGCTGATATGTGAAAATGTTCCATATGGGAAACAGATCATATTCCATAATAATATGGTTTCACTGAACAATGGAAGTAAGTATTACGTAAAGGGTATCCGTGAGAGCGGGAAGGGTACGGACGAGGTGTCCGAAACCGGCGGCAGCGAGCGCGTGGCGGCCTTTACGGTGGACAGGGACCAGGACTATGTGGTGGCCTATGGCGTGCTTACAAACCCGGTGGAGTATACCGTCAGATATCAGACTGCCGACGGCCGTGAGCTGGCCCCCAGCGAGACCTATTACGGCAATATAGGCGATCGGCCGGTCATTGCCTATCAATATATTGAGGGATACCAGCCGCAGGCGTATAATCTTACTAAGACCCTTTCTAAGGATCAGGCGGAGAATGTGTTTACCTTTATCTATTCGCCGCTGCCGGAGAACACGGTGTATACAAATACGACCACTACCGTGGTTTCCGGGACTACGCCAACTACTCCTCCTGATAATACCAGCAGCACGAGCGAAGAAAGCTCGGCTGCGGAGGAGGATAATACTGAAAGCTCCGCCGTGTCCGCAGTGCCTGAACCGACCTCACCTCCTGAGGAGAATATACTTGATAACGATGTACCTCAAGCCGGACCGCCTAAGGACAAAATTGACCTGGATGACAATCTTGTACCCATGGCCAATTTTGAGGAAGGCGTGGAAAAGCTTAACTCTGATGGAAAGATGCTCTGGAACCACCTCCCACTTGCGGCGAAGATAGCAGGAGGCGTAGCCATGCTGGGCGGTTTCTCAGTTGCCCTTTGGTTTCTTATCTTTCGCAGGAGAAGGAAGGAGGAGCAATGA
- a CDS encoding DUF5979 domain-containing protein, whose amino-acid sequence MKTRRWAAVLMAVLLAMGLAGQIWAAAADDTLDLNRDCILKVNPCDSKAQGNEDMAKDLSEADIVIDLYKVADWRIEETLYGFTRVDPFDLDISQNITNEGWAEMAQKAAETALLPEARKPDMSVDSGVNATLKPGVYLLVAHKRGDADFVKTIKDKEGNSRIVTQVEAGTSVYTFNPELVALPSKTPGESGINTANPGEWLYDLEVNLKPERDDLKGKLEIVKTLKTYETSAPATFVFQIDWEENGEHRSDVRTITFTAPGEKVLTVENLPVGAVVTVKEVYSGAVYVLETEPEQTATIMADEIARVGFVNNYNESHNSGGAITNRFTYDGGWKVEKLVDNTGEYDALE is encoded by the coding sequence ATGAAAACAAGACGTTGGGCGGCGGTATTAATGGCGGTGCTGCTGGCCATGGGGTTGGCGGGCCAGATATGGGCGGCTGCCGCCGATGATACCCTGGACCTTAACCGGGACTGCATTCTGAAGGTCAACCCTTGTGACAGCAAGGCCCAGGGCAATGAGGACATGGCCAAGGACCTGTCCGAGGCTGATATAGTGATTGATCTGTATAAGGTCGCGGATTGGAGGATTGAAGAAACGCTATATGGCTTCACACGGGTGGATCCTTTTGACCTGGATATTTCGCAAAATATAACCAATGAAGGCTGGGCTGAGATGGCCCAGAAGGCCGCTGAAACGGCGCTCCTGCCGGAGGCCAGGAAGCCGGATATGAGCGTGGACAGCGGCGTTAATGCGACGCTTAAGCCGGGGGTGTATCTCCTGGTGGCCCATAAACGCGGCGACGCTGACTTTGTCAAGACCATCAAGGATAAAGAGGGGAATTCCCGCATAGTTACCCAGGTGGAGGCCGGCACCAGTGTGTACACCTTTAACCCGGAGCTGGTGGCCCTTCCCAGCAAGACCCCTGGGGAAAGTGGGATCAATACCGCGAATCCCGGTGAGTGGCTGTATGATTTGGAGGTTAACCTAAAGCCCGAGCGCGATGATTTAAAGGGCAAGCTTGAGATTGTAAAGACCTTGAAGACCTATGAGACCTCCGCTCCGGCTACATTTGTATTCCAGATAGACTGGGAGGAGAACGGCGAGCATCGCAGTGATGTGCGTACCATAACCTTTACCGCGCCAGGAGAAAAAGTCCTTACGGTGGAAAATCTGCCTGTGGGGGCAGTGGTAACGGTCAAGGAAGTATACTCCGGGGCTGTGTATGTGCTCGAAACAGAACCTGAGCAGACGGCGACCATAATGGCCGATGAAATTGCACGAGTGGGTTTTGTAAATAACTATAACGAGAGCCACAACAGTGGCGGTGCGATAACCAACCGCTTCACCTATGACGGTGGGTGGAAGGTGGAAAAACTGGTGGACAATACCGGCGAATATGATGCTTTAGAGTAA
- a CDS encoding SpaA isopeptide-forming pilin-related protein, whose amino-acid sequence MKNIKKLLALVLALAICAAFALPALATADEAGKPASEGPFILTMNTPQKGHTYEIYQLFKGNPAQDGENWILANVQYGSSGWKMESSENTEMTAAKAAEKISEFTTQELNEFVAGLDYENMTAVDDSLKNADDATTPLTWELEGGYYVIKDTTELAEGSEDVVSGIMVRVVGPTDVTPKPTKPTPDKDVDKTDPIVVGGPYDYNVGDMIPYVLKATVPVKDLGQFVKPGDDKEKSTYNLTFRDYMEEGLLYLPSEADFHVYYTVNDERNEIDKAYYNINNSPAATGEKTPTFEVSLDLFKIIGTDTNNWSQFIDGDNIVIEVTYKALLEKVEQVGTGVKNEVTLVYPNNPYDDDQTGSSVSPPVDVPVYSFTLEGTKVDGEDGTKVLSGAEFQLKDSEGNVIKFVDVDGQFIRWSDTAFSEEKTEGEGENATTYVYKVEGEDENGSPKYVMEGENPKKYTVVETVTSDENGKFNFGGLAAGTYTLVETKAPAGYNKLEKDITVEVIAKIDEETKKVTWTVAVNNEEQEGAAITVANNKGSTLPSTGGMGTTILYIVGAVLVVGAGVVLFTKRRMSN is encoded by the coding sequence ATGAAAAACATCAAAAAGCTCTTGGCTCTGGTTTTGGCCTTAGCCATCTGCGCAGCATTCGCGTTGCCAGCGTTGGCTACTGCTGATGAAGCCGGCAAGCCCGCGAGTGAAGGGCCCTTTATCCTCACCATGAACACCCCTCAGAAGGGGCACACGTATGAAATTTACCAGTTGTTCAAGGGTAACCCGGCCCAGGACGGTGAAAACTGGATCCTTGCCAATGTTCAGTATGGTTCCTCAGGTTGGAAGATGGAGTCAAGTGAAAACACTGAAATGACTGCCGCAAAAGCTGCGGAGAAAATTTCAGAGTTTACCACCCAGGAACTGAATGAGTTTGTAGCGGGCTTGGATTATGAAAACATGACCGCAGTTGATGACTCTTTAAAAAATGCGGATGACGCTACAACTCCTCTTACCTGGGAGCTTGAAGGCGGCTACTATGTGATTAAGGATACCACAGAGCTTGCAGAAGGCTCTGAGGACGTTGTGTCTGGTATCATGGTGCGAGTTGTTGGCCCCACTGACGTTACGCCCAAGCCCACCAAGCCCACACCGGATAAGGACGTTGATAAAACTGACCCCATTGTTGTTGGCGGCCCATATGACTACAACGTAGGCGATATGATTCCCTATGTTCTTAAAGCAACCGTGCCGGTTAAAGACTTGGGCCAGTTTGTTAAGCCTGGTGACGACAAGGAAAAATCCACATATAATCTCACTTTCCGCGATTATATGGAGGAGGGACTGCTCTATTTGCCTTCTGAGGCTGATTTCCATGTATATTATACTGTCAATGACGAGCGCAATGAGATTGATAAAGCGTATTACAACATCAATAATAGCCCCGCAGCTACTGGTGAAAAGACCCCGACCTTTGAGGTATCCTTGGATCTTTTCAAAATTATTGGCACGGATACCAATAATTGGTCGCAGTTTATTGACGGTGACAATATCGTGATCGAAGTCACCTACAAGGCTCTGCTTGAAAAAGTGGAGCAGGTAGGAACAGGCGTTAAAAACGAAGTGACCCTTGTTTACCCCAACAATCCCTATGACGATGATCAGACCGGCTCCAGCGTGTCACCCCCGGTTGATGTTCCCGTATACTCCTTTACCCTTGAGGGTACCAAGGTTGATGGTGAAGATGGGACAAAGGTTTTGAGCGGAGCTGAGTTCCAGCTGAAGGACAGCGAGGGCAATGTCATCAAGTTTGTGGATGTCGACGGCCAGTTTATCCGTTGGAGTGACACTGCTTTCTCAGAGGAGAAGACTGAGGGCGAAGGTGAGAACGCTACCACTTACGTTTATAAAGTGGAGGGCGAGGACGAGAACGGCTCCCCCAAATACGTCATGGAGGGCGAGAACCCCAAGAAGTATACTGTGGTAGAAACTGTCACCTCCGACGAGAACGGCAAGTTTAATTTTGGTGGTCTGGCTGCTGGTACGTATACTCTGGTAGAGACCAAGGCCCCCGCTGGGTATAATAAGCTTGAAAAGGATATAACCGTTGAGGTGATCGCTAAAATTGATGAAGAAACCAAAAAAGTGACGTGGACTGTTGCTGTCAATAACGAGGAGCAGGAGGGCGCAGCCATTACTGTTGCCAACAACAAGGGTTCCACTCTCCCCAGCACCGGCGGCATGGGCACAACGATACTGTATATCGTTGGCGCGGTCCTGGTGGTCGGCGCGGGCGTGGTGCTGTTCACCAAGCGGCGCATGAGCAACTAA
- a CDS encoding transglutaminase-like domain-containing protein, which yields MVRMKKLLYAMLALLCLGGCMVAHTDMPLEDTPSSSVTETEQSVPDKQQAPDSQEFTPYQAPEFARADFDHASAQGENGVLIDLTGISMGYVAVSAESDVRMKFRVEMGEQIYDYDLPSDGTPAVYPLQCGNGSYIFRALANTVGTKYAEAYCVETQVRLKDDFQPFLRPSQYADYDEDSICVEVAAELASQQPDALGVVEAVFEYICEHVTYDKEKATHVKRGYLPSPDETLSTGKGICFDYASLVAAMLRSQGIPTKIVFGYVQPNDLYHAWNMFYTEESGWVTVGYEVESNSWSRLDMTFSANGAGSEFIGDGTNYTDVYFY from the coding sequence ATGGTACGAATGAAAAAGCTTTTGTACGCCATGCTCGCGTTGCTGTGCCTAGGGGGGTGCATGGTGGCCCATACGGATATGCCTTTGGAGGATACTCCCTCCTCGTCTGTCACTGAAACCGAACAGAGTGTGCCGGATAAGCAGCAAGCTCCTGATTCGCAGGAATTTACTCCATACCAGGCCCCGGAGTTTGCCAGGGCTGATTTTGACCATGCTTCTGCACAAGGGGAAAACGGGGTACTGATAGATCTAACGGGGATCAGCATGGGGTATGTTGCTGTGTCGGCTGAAAGCGACGTTCGTATGAAATTCCGTGTAGAGATGGGTGAACAGATTTACGACTATGACCTGCCTTCAGACGGTACGCCTGCGGTCTATCCATTACAGTGCGGGAATGGCAGCTATATTTTCCGTGCGCTTGCAAATACCGTGGGCACAAAATATGCCGAAGCATATTGCGTGGAGACTCAGGTAAGGTTGAAGGATGATTTTCAGCCGTTTCTTCGTCCAAGCCAGTATGCAGACTATGATGAGGATTCCATATGCGTGGAGGTTGCCGCCGAGCTAGCGTCACAGCAGCCGGATGCTCTGGGTGTTGTGGAGGCTGTATTCGAATATATTTGTGAACATGTTACCTATGACAAGGAAAAGGCCACCCATGTAAAAAGGGGATACCTGCCGTCTCCTGACGAGACCTTGTCCACCGGCAAGGGAATATGCTTTGACTATGCCAGTCTGGTAGCCGCAATGCTTCGCAGCCAGGGTATACCCACTAAGATAGTCTTTGGCTATGTTCAACCCAATGATCTCTATCATGCATGGAATATGTTTTATACTGAGGAGAGCGGGTGGGTGACGGTTGGCTATGAGGTCGAGTCAAATAGCTGGAGCCGTCTGGACATGACCTTCTCAGCTAATGGCGCAGGTTCAGAATTTATCGGAGATGGGACCAACTATACTGACGTGTATTTTTATTGA